A single region of the Salipaludibacillus sp. LMS25 genome encodes:
- the perR gene encoding peroxide-responsive transcriptional repressor PerR — protein sequence MEKHDQLQEALHSLKNTKVRMTPQRHAILEFLINAPTHPTADEIYKALEGKFPNMSVATVYNNLRVFKEVGLVRELTYGDSSSRFDSNTSHHYHVICQNCGKIVDFHYPGLDEVETLAEHVTGFTVDNHRMEIYGECPACKKKQKH from the coding sequence ATGGAAAAGCATGATCAACTTCAAGAGGCCCTTCATTCTTTGAAAAATACGAAAGTTCGCATGACCCCACAACGTCACGCTATTTTGGAGTTTCTCATTAATGCACCTACTCATCCTACGGCAGATGAGATTTATAAGGCATTAGAAGGGAAATTTCCTAATATGAGTGTGGCAACAGTGTACAATAATCTACGTGTATTTAAAGAGGTAGGATTAGTGAGAGAATTGACTTACGGTGATTCTTCCAGTAGGTTTGATAGTAATACCTCCCATCACTATCATGTTATTTGTCAAAACTGCGGTAAGATTGTAGACTTTCACTATCCTGGACTTGACGAAGTAGAAACTTTAGCGGAGCATGTCACTGGTTTCACTGTCGATAATCATCGTATGGAGATTTATGGTGAATGTCCAGCATGTAAAAAAAAGCAAAAGCATTAA
- a CDS encoding YgzB family protein, with the protein MGVKYSNKINKIRTFALVLIFAGIIIMYLGLFFQTNFILMSIIMFLGFLAIIASTVIYFWIGMLSSKTVQVVCPDCGKHTKVLGRVDACMYCNTPLTMDKSLEGIEFDEKYNHKKGKD; encoded by the coding sequence ATGGGTGTGAAATATAGTAACAAAATTAATAAAATAAGAACGTTTGCACTTGTCCTTATTTTTGCTGGGATAATCATTATGTATCTAGGCTTATTTTTTCAAACAAATTTTATTTTGATGTCTATTATCATGTTCCTTGGCTTCTTAGCGATCATCGCCAGTACCGTTATATACTTTTGGATCGGGATGTTGTCATCTAAAACAGTCCAAGTCGTCTGTCCCGATTGTGGAAAGCATACGAAGGTGTTAGGACGGGTTGATGCCTGCATGTATTGTAATACCCCATTAACGATGGACAAATCATTAGAAGGTATAGAATTCGATGAGAAATATAATCACAAGAAAGGCAAGGATTAA
- a CDS encoding nucleotidyltransferase-like protein has protein sequence MDDRLRQLYQDRTCDDSTLGIVVIEKRAQEDAGTDNFDKVLLVILDDSHPTWVIKHYEYDSIKVAMHLVAKTQLNIWLLNSLNRRIVDWMLNGKVLFDRNEYLKELKQQLEEFPLEERQIKIGGEFSKLIRRFTDGKLLYREGHYLDAYNQIIHALHHLARLSVIEHGFYPEVTVWQQVKKIEPKLHKLYSELVTGTESIEKRLELLLIANEFELMTKTKLGSAHLLQLMASKSTPWSIQELKERLSHHDYMLDLSILVEFLVQKGYIDVVKEDTKGQVIYHRKYTLKEKLLS, from the coding sequence ATGGATGATAGACTTAGACAACTTTATCAAGATCGTACATGTGATGACAGTACGTTAGGGATCGTCGTAATAGAAAAACGGGCTCAGGAAGATGCGGGCACAGATAATTTTGATAAAGTGTTACTTGTAATATTAGATGATAGTCACCCTACTTGGGTGATAAAGCATTATGAATATGATTCTATTAAAGTAGCCATGCATCTCGTCGCTAAAACCCAATTAAACATTTGGTTGTTGAACAGTTTAAACCGTCGTATCGTGGATTGGATGCTTAACGGAAAAGTGCTATTTGATAGAAATGAATATTTAAAGGAGCTCAAACAGCAATTAGAGGAATTCCCTTTGGAAGAAAGACAAATAAAAATCGGTGGAGAATTTTCGAAGCTCATTCGCAGATTTACAGACGGAAAATTACTTTACCGTGAAGGCCATTACTTAGATGCTTACAATCAAATTATACACGCTCTTCATCATTTGGCTCGCCTCTCTGTCATTGAGCATGGTTTTTATCCTGAAGTAACGGTATGGCAACAGGTGAAAAAAATAGAACCGAAACTACATAAGCTTTATTCAGAGCTTGTAACAGGGACAGAATCCATTGAGAAAAGGCTTGAACTTTTGCTTATTGCCAATGAATTCGAACTTATGACAAAAACAAAACTGGGCAGTGCTCACTTGCTTCAATTAATGGCTTCTAAATCAACGCCTTGGTCGATTCAAGAGTTAAAAGAACGGCTCTCTCATCATGACTATATGCTGGATTTAAGCATTCTTGTTGAGTTTCTCGTGCAAAAAGGGTACATAGACGTCGTGAAAGAAGATACGAAAGGCCAAGTAATTTATCATCGTAAATATACATTAAAGGAAAAGCTGCTGTCATAA
- a CDS encoding NAD(P)-dependent alcohol dehydrogenase — MKAVICTQYGSPEVLQIKEVAKPKPKDNEVLIKIYATTAHIGDTRIRRVDPFFVRFIFGLFKPKKNLILGLEISGVVEAVGKDIKTFKKGDKIFALTGFGLGGYAEYRCLPEKVKEGTQQRKGLVALKPENLTFEEAATVPAGGLTALKNLQKANIGKGHKILINGASGSLGTYAIQLAKYYGAEVTAVCSAENFELVKSIGADKVIDYTKEDFIQKQDKYDIVYDAVMKLNASRSRKILNSNGVFLNNSRLPKIKEEDLLFLKNLIEKNMLKPVMDRTYSIEEIVEAHRYVDKGHKIGNVAVTIFAE; from the coding sequence ATGAAAGCAGTTATTTGTACACAATATGGATCGCCTGAAGTTCTTCAGATTAAAGAAGTGGCAAAACCTAAACCTAAAGATAATGAAGTCTTGATAAAAATATATGCAACAACAGCACATATAGGCGATACGCGCATTAGAAGAGTGGATCCGTTTTTTGTACGGTTTATTTTTGGACTGTTCAAGCCAAAAAAAAATCTAATACTTGGTCTGGAAATTTCAGGTGTTGTTGAAGCTGTCGGAAAAGATATAAAAACATTTAAAAAAGGGGATAAAATATTTGCGTTGACTGGTTTTGGTTTGGGCGGATATGCTGAATATCGGTGTCTTCCAGAGAAAGTTAAAGAGGGAACTCAGCAAAGAAAGGGACTGGTCGCCTTAAAACCTGAGAATTTAACTTTCGAAGAAGCAGCAACTGTTCCTGCAGGAGGACTTACAGCCTTAAAAAACCTACAAAAAGCAAATATAGGAAAAGGCCATAAAATATTGATAAATGGAGCATCAGGAAGCCTAGGAACATACGCCATCCAACTGGCTAAATATTATGGAGCAGAAGTTACTGCTGTATGTAGTGCAGAGAATTTTGAATTGGTAAAATCCATTGGAGCTGATAAAGTTATTGACTATACGAAAGAAGACTTCATCCAAAAGCAAGATAAATACGACATTGTGTATGATGCTGTAATGAAGTTAAACGCCTCAAGAAGCAGAAAAATATTAAACAGTAATGGTGTTTTTCTAAATAACTCTCGTCTTCCAAAAATAAAAGAAGAAGATTTATTGTTTTTAAAAAACTTGATTGAAAAAAACATGCTAAAACCCGTTATGGACAGGACGTATTCGATAGAAGAAATTGTTGAGGCGCATAGGTACGTTGACAAGGGACATAAAATAGGAAATGTGGCAGTAACGATATTTGCTGAATAA
- a CDS encoding sigma factor-like helix-turn-helix DNA-binding protein — translation MSVYDKETKIRRYSTQYHSLGTLLGVRRLLRDYHILKERRYAGDYVACDVLTDLETAISLAHLTIRQFQTLKLIYFNDLTQKSAAEQLDLRQDTISRHEKAAIKKVAAVYYYWTEIGEGY, via the coding sequence ATGAGTGTATATGATAAGGAAACAAAAATTCGTCGTTATTCCACACAGTACCACTCTCTTGGAACCTTATTAGGTGTACGTCGACTATTACGAGATTATCATATATTAAAAGAACGGCGATATGCCGGTGATTATGTAGCCTGTGATGTTTTAACAGACTTAGAAACGGCTATATCGCTTGCACATCTGACAATAAGACAATTTCAAACCTTAAAGCTCATTTATTTTAATGATTTAACACAGAAAAGTGCAGCTGAACAACTTGATCTTCGACAAGACACCATTAGCAGACATGAAAAAGCAGCGATTAAAAAGGTCGCTGCTGTTTATTACTATTGGACAGAGATCGGTGAAGGTTATTAA
- a CDS encoding phage major tail protein, TP901-1 family, with protein sequence MMAMEYKGDDVLFAVAISDENGETLVRPFNQTGGSTNISAESIDLTTKDKTGSDYGSVSQEVSLEGIVTEGDPFVNHIKKALRNKEFVKIYEIDTRTKEAEHGMYMVSSFERTYSNGEFATYSLSGTLNGGVTDETLVEIPEGAPATEETP encoded by the coding sequence ATGATGGCAATGGAATACAAAGGTGATGACGTACTATTTGCAGTGGCAATTTCAGATGAAAATGGGGAGACATTGGTCCGACCATTTAACCAAACAGGTGGATCAACAAATATTTCTGCAGAGAGTATTGATTTAACGACAAAAGATAAGACAGGCTCCGATTATGGCAGCGTGTCACAAGAAGTTTCTTTAGAAGGGATTGTTACGGAAGGTGATCCGTTTGTGAATCACATTAAAAAGGCACTCCGTAATAAGGAATTTGTGAAAATTTACGAAATTGATACACGAACGAAAGAAGCGGAGCATGGCATGTATATGGTTTCTTCTTTTGAGCGCACTTATAGTAATGGTGAGTTCGCTACGTACTCCTTAAGTGGGACGTTAAATGGAGGCGTAACAGATGAAACATTGGTGGAAATCCCTGAAGGTGCTCCAGCAACTGAAGAAACACCCTAA
- a CDS encoding tail assembly chaperone: MATFEIQEKEYELKLTFDSVKYLNNVVEGGSLGLIGKAMMGDLDVFSHIVHAGLFHHGKNFSYKEVEAEIEKAIANETLDGQDVFAICNEVVTDSFFYKKQVNKLLADNPEAFEALKKLKS, from the coding sequence ATGGCAACATTTGAAATCCAAGAAAAAGAATATGAGCTTAAGTTAACGTTTGATAGTGTGAAGTATTTAAACAACGTGGTAGAAGGGGGGTCTTTAGGTTTGATTGGGAAAGCGATGATGGGTGACCTAGACGTTTTCTCTCATATTGTCCACGCAGGTCTTTTCCACCATGGTAAGAATTTTTCATATAAGGAAGTAGAGGCAGAAATCGAAAAGGCAATTGCCAATGAAACGTTAGATGGACAAGACGTGTTCGCTATCTGCAATGAGGTTGTAACGGATAGTTTTTTCTACAAAAAGCAAGTCAACAAGCTTCTAGCGGACAATCCAGAAGCGTTCGAAGCACTCAAGAAGTTGAAGTCTTAA
- a CDS encoding phage tail assembly chaperone, with the protein MTEVERQLGDGWRYLRLTPAEFFRLTPREFQIMMRMEREHLHDELERAARIALMHEQAARAKRPKLSDLYKRPTKEHNDETLADKAEAAHHAQEWLAQFTFETREKNKERR; encoded by the coding sequence ATAACAGAAGTAGAACGCCAGCTAGGGGATGGTTGGCGTTATTTAAGGTTAACGCCAGCTGAATTTTTCCGACTGACACCGCGGGAATTTCAAATCATGATGCGGATGGAGCGTGAGCACCTTCACGATGAGCTGGAGCGCGCGGCACGTATCGCCCTCATGCACGAGCAAGCAGCACGTGCGAAACGGCCGAAGCTATCAGACTTGTATAAGCGTCCAACAAAAGAGCATAACGATGAGACGCTTGCAGATAAAGCAGAAGCAGCCCATCACGCACAAGAATGGCTGGCCCAATTCACGTTCGAAACGCGTGAAAAAAATAAAGAAAGGAGGTAG
- a CDS encoding distal tail protein Dit, with the protein MLENAENIIFDGTDLANAFTNQQEGTYFIVNNVYGRGVQGVDNTLIHVAGMDGSYPSSSRLASRQLTVDITMKGTSFNDLRKRIEQLNEILFSRNIDVPIIFNDEPDRIYYGRIDEVTDTIESSHIYQAQMTIICSDPYKYGEEKKLTFSSDIVSFTNQGTAEADPIFEMEVLKPTTFAMVQNQEEQYQMIGIPAEDDVQIGDAKQLILREEGDGIDQWEYNPTRIDPVSGRITSDGTMAYDGTGIIANNYGTPPVDSNGYGPAIIKELSEAVQDFEITSVIDTRTDLNEENFRVEIYAFDEGLNMLGKIGIRDRFQAFHNRSGLARVGEYEDSRTRYLISASNYDYDNFGKSSMFFLRWKRINNTFEFYLAQVVNGRHQDTITRTFTDSEKLWAGRLKYVQIYIRTWKDRRNPYLARVNNITIYKLLEETVDQTPYIAHPGDIITFDHSTADLLINGEPRLDLKSFGSQYFKLAPGQNELIVLPSGSFNTSVSYRQRYR; encoded by the coding sequence ATGCTAGAAAACGCAGAAAATATTATATTCGATGGCACTGATTTAGCCAATGCTTTTACCAATCAGCAAGAAGGAACATATTTTATCGTAAATAACGTATACGGACGTGGGGTTCAAGGTGTAGATAATACACTAATCCATGTCGCAGGGATGGACGGGTCTTACCCGTCTAGTTCCCGTTTGGCTTCACGTCAATTGACGGTAGATATAACAATGAAAGGAACGTCGTTTAACGACTTACGAAAACGTATTGAGCAGTTGAATGAAATTTTGTTTTCTCGCAATATCGATGTGCCAATCATTTTTAATGATGAGCCTGATCGCATATATTACGGCAGGATTGATGAAGTCACAGATACGATTGAATCGTCACACATCTATCAAGCACAAATGACAATCATATGCTCTGATCCTTATAAATATGGTGAGGAAAAGAAGCTAACTTTTTCTTCTGATATCGTGTCGTTCACCAATCAAGGCACAGCTGAAGCTGATCCCATTTTTGAAATGGAAGTGCTTAAACCTACCACGTTTGCTATGGTGCAAAATCAAGAGGAGCAGTACCAAATGATTGGCATTCCAGCTGAAGATGATGTACAGATAGGTGATGCAAAGCAGCTTATTTTGAGAGAAGAAGGAGACGGTATTGATCAATGGGAGTACAATCCTACCCGGATAGACCCAGTATCAGGAAGGATTACATCTGACGGGACAATGGCATATGATGGGACAGGAATTATTGCCAACAATTACGGTACACCGCCAGTAGATAGTAATGGTTATGGGCCAGCAATTATTAAGGAACTGTCTGAAGCTGTGCAAGACTTTGAAATTACGTCTGTTATTGATACTCGTACAGATTTAAATGAAGAAAATTTTCGAGTGGAGATATATGCATTTGATGAAGGATTGAACATGCTGGGTAAAATTGGGATTCGTGACCGTTTTCAAGCTTTTCACAATCGTAGCGGATTGGCAAGAGTCGGGGAATATGAAGACAGTAGAACACGTTATTTAATAAGTGCATCAAACTATGATTACGATAATTTCGGAAAATCATCAATGTTTTTTCTACGATGGAAACGAATTAATAACACTTTTGAATTTTATTTAGCACAAGTGGTTAATGGGAGACATCAAGATACGATTACACGAACATTTACTGATAGTGAGAAATTATGGGCTGGGCGCTTGAAGTATGTACAAATTTATATCCGCACTTGGAAAGACCGACGTAATCCGTATCTTGCGAGAGTAAACAATATCACTATTTATAAACTGTTGGAAGAAACAGTTGATCAAACACCATATATTGCTCATCCAGGCGATATCATCACGTTTGATCACTCAACTGCCGACCTGTTAATTAACGGAGAACCGCGACTTGATTTGAAAAGTTTTGGTAGCCAATATTTTAAACTTGCTCCGGGACAAAACGAACTAATCGTCTTGCCAAGCGGTTCCTTTAACACGTCTGTAAGTTATCGACAGCGATACAGATGA